From one Candidatus Zixiibacteriota bacterium genomic stretch:
- a CDS encoding fibronectin type III domain-containing protein → MITIFFIIGCLLTFLFLRKKREIEKYRYKKGILYFFYKNSLDFLVPFVVVTSLYLVLALVISIVVASDSATLHFLIRVEETLAKVKSFFSIFKLNAIQALIVLFALYFLGFLRFPAEKSKKLFTLFDKYQLFVRRTYIVLVLLCSFTFFGTQLGEPTKNVSLRIKTVREGYADLCKEVQDTIAEEVAIGLYPKVHDQFPQSYQDAFELPTKIEQETNDLRDYYNSVRTEFGANDRNVEAILERGSSRTKTASDLERELKIPEDSPKRRYYLVVTDPRQINYEKIDNAKTAISKYRNRLQSRVINLLQIEGGKKITSQIPKVFTGEVKMALFRQVIKEYPILEPVVDVFFRTLDEKLETKVEQAVDRVINTTVKSPENVEKVITEETGKIVQQKDVEIPKGALENANRASKQLKNELANIEKARTSLFYSVTPKEPSIKLNSNLSVDITWSSVPEAQSYRVYWSRDISGPIDRANSVSADRTSMEDWPDEFPTYYRVTAVRGRLESKPSKLGKAELLSSQGGTRCQICGDKAAGYCTNRNIYVCSSCNYYTAKSGTYWKCP, encoded by the coding sequence ATGATTACCATATTTTTCATAATAGGCTGCCTTCTAACATTCCTCTTTCTGCGGAAAAAACGGGAAATAGAAAAGTATCGCTATAAAAAGGGCATCCTTTACTTTTTTTATAAGAATAGTCTGGATTTCCTGGTGCCGTTCGTTGTTGTTACCTCTCTTTATCTGGTGCTTGCTTTGGTCATCTCTATTGTCGTGGCTTCGGATTCTGCCACACTCCACTTTCTGATTCGGGTTGAGGAAACTCTGGCAAAAGTGAAATCTTTTTTTTCAATTTTCAAATTAAATGCAATACAAGCACTGATAGTACTTTTTGCACTTTACTTTTTAGGCTTTCTGCGCTTTCCAGCCGAAAAATCAAAGAAGCTTTTTACCTTGTTTGATAAATATCAATTATTCGTTAGACGGACTTACATCGTTTTGGTGTTATTATGTTCATTTACCTTTTTTGGAACACAACTTGGCGAACCTACCAAAAACGTAAGCCTTCGGATTAAAACCGTAAGAGAAGGATACGCCGACCTTTGTAAAGAGGTTCAAGATACTATCGCCGAAGAAGTAGCTATAGGCCTCTATCCCAAGGTGCATGATCAATTTCCTCAATCTTATCAAGATGCTTTTGAATTACCAACCAAAATTGAACAAGAGACAAATGATCTTCGCGATTATTACAACTCCGTTCGGACTGAGTTTGGTGCTAATGATAGGAATGTCGAGGCCATACTTGAGCGAGGCTCCTCGCGAACGAAAACCGCTTCTGATTTAGAAAGAGAGTTAAAAATTCCCGAGGATTCCCCAAAGAGGAGGTATTATCTTGTCGTTACCGATCCGCGTCAAATAAACTATGAAAAAATAGATAATGCCAAAACCGCCATTAGCAAATATCGAAATCGCTTGCAGTCGCGAGTGATTAACTTGCTTCAAATCGAAGGGGGGAAAAAAATTACCTCCCAAATTCCAAAGGTTTTTACCGGCGAGGTCAAAATGGCGTTGTTCCGGCAGGTTATTAAAGAGTATCCCATTCTAGAACCCGTTGTTGATGTCTTCTTCAGAACGCTTGACGAAAAACTCGAAACAAAAGTGGAACAAGCGGTTGATCGCGTCATCAATACCACGGTCAAAAGTCCTGAAAATGTCGAGAAAGTAATTACTGAAGAAACAGGAAAAATCGTTCAGCAAAAGGATGTTGAAATACCAAAAGGGGCTTTGGAAAATGCAAATAGAGCAAGCAAACAGTTAAAAAATGAACTCGCAAATATAGAAAAAGCTAGAACGAGTCTCTTTTATTCTGTAACTCCCAAGGAACCGAGTATCAAGTTGAACTCCAATTTGAGTGTAGATATTACTTGGTCTTCGGTTCCAGAGGCACAATCATACAGGGTTTATTGGTCACGTGATATAAGCGGTCCAATCGATAGAGCGAATTCAGTAAGTGCAGATAGAACATCGATGGAAGATTGGCCTGACGAATTCCCCACGTATTATCGTGTTACCGCAGTCCGAGGTAGATTAGAAAGCAAACCTTCCAAGCTAGGTAAGGCAGAGCTTTTATCTAGCCAAGGAGGAACACGATGCCAGATTTGCGGTGACAAAGCAGCTGGTTATTGTACAAATAGGAATATATACGTTTGTAGCTCATGCAATTACTATACAGCAAAAAGTGGAACATATTGGAAATGTCCTTGA
- the mnmE gene encoding tRNA uridine-5-carboxymethylaminomethyl(34) synthesis GTPase MnmE, giving the protein MKDSTVRRRRISNTEDTITAISTPFGESGIGIVRLSGKNSVSIADKIFKGDISPGKAESHKANYGKIFSADNGQIIDEVYLTVFKAPKSYTKEDLVEISCHGSPFVLYRVLQEIIKSGARLANPGEFTLRAFLNGRIDLTQAEAVAEIIKAKTELSLKQGLKHLQGELSDKLNLIREELINILAELEARIDFPEDEIEEIDRSTVQKRMEKIESEIKSLIDTYEEGKILKEGLRLVIVGKTNVGKSSLLNAFLKEERAIVTPIPGTTRDAISEYTNFKGLPVRLTDTAGFRFSQDKIEIEGIKRTKIEINKADFILLVIDASTGVTEEDRELEKELSDFCHIIVINKVDLVSDEKVREIELSFLEKSKKIQKISALKGTGIEELKEKIADEVFFSKKGLDQEIIISNLRHKEALSKAVQSLSLAKESLMKNMSFEFVALDLRVALDAIGEIVGKVVTEDILNKIFSEFCIGK; this is encoded by the coding sequence ATGAAAGATTCTACCGTCCGCCGCAGGCGGATCTCCAACACAGAAGATACCATAACCGCTATTTCCACCCCGTTTGGAGAAAGCGGTATTGGAATTGTCAGACTCAGCGGCAAAAATTCGGTATCAATAGCAGATAAAATCTTCAAAGGGGACATTTCTCCGGGCAAAGCAGAAAGCCACAAGGCAAACTACGGTAAGATATTTTCTGCAGATAATGGTCAGATCATCGACGAGGTCTACCTTACTGTCTTCAAAGCGCCGAAAAGCTATACCAAAGAGGACCTGGTAGAGATAAGCTGTCACGGCAGCCCGTTTGTGCTCTACAGGGTCCTTCAGGAGATAATCAAATCCGGCGCAAGGCTGGCTAATCCTGGGGAGTTTACCCTCAGAGCTTTTTTGAATGGAAGGATCGATCTGACCCAGGCAGAGGCAGTGGCTGAGATAATCAAGGCTAAGACGGAGTTGAGCCTGAAACAGGGGTTAAAACATCTGCAAGGGGAATTGTCAGACAAATTAAATCTCATCCGGGAGGAGCTAATCAATATCTTAGCTGAATTAGAGGCAAGGATTGATTTTCCAGAGGATGAGATCGAGGAGATAGATAGGTCAACTGTTCAGAAGAGGATGGAAAAGATTGAATCTGAGATAAAAAGCTTGATTGACACTTATGAAGAGGGGAAAATTCTGAAAGAGGGGCTGAGGCTGGTTATCGTTGGGAAGACTAATGTGGGGAAATCATCTCTTTTGAATGCCTTTTTAAAAGAGGAGCGCGCAATTGTTACCCCGATTCCCGGAACGACCAGGGATGCTATCAGCGAATATACTAACTTCAAAGGCTTGCCGGTGAGATTGACTGATACTGCCGGTTTCAGATTTTCTCAGGACAAAATCGAGATCGAAGGTATAAAAAGGACCAAAATCGAGATAAATAAAGCTGACTTTATACTTTTGGTGATCGATGCTTCAACTGGTGTGACAGAAGAAGATAGGGAATTGGAAAAAGAGCTTTCTGACTTTTGCCATATAATTGTGATTAATAAGGTGGATTTAGTCTCAGATGAAAAGGTCAGAGAAATTGAGCTGAGCTTCCTCGAGAAATCAAAGAAGATTCAAAAAATTTCAGCTCTCAAGGGAACCGGGATCGAGGAGCTTAAGGAAAAAATCGCTGACGAGGTCTTCTTTTCCAAAAAAGGACTTGACCAAGAGATAATAATCTCTAATTTGAGACATAAGGAAGCATTATCCAAAGCAGTTCAATCTCTGTCCCTGGCTAAAGAAAGCCTTATGAAGAATATGAGCTTTGAATTTGTGGCTTTGGACTTGAGAGTTGCCCTGGATGCAATTGGAGAGATTGTGGGCAAGGTTGTAACTGAAGATATCCTGAATAAGATTTTTTCGGAGTTTTGTATTGGGAAATAA